From Halomicrobium salinisoli, the proteins below share one genomic window:
- a CDS encoding DUF5783 family protein, producing MTEFDPEKFEDKYVHYMDELQTAYRNAYQHFHGQYDSTLLRSIDRKVLSESEPFYEGDGEFRVELPENPRERAGDVPVDDETFDAVLAEVVDRIELELRRVFEFEAA from the coding sequence GTGACGGAGTTCGACCCCGAGAAGTTCGAGGACAAGTACGTCCACTACATGGACGAACTGCAGACGGCGTATCGGAACGCGTACCAGCACTTCCACGGCCAGTACGACTCGACGCTGCTGCGCTCGATCGACCGCAAGGTGCTCAGCGAGAGCGAACCCTTCTACGAGGGCGACGGCGAGTTTCGGGTCGAACTCCCGGAGAACCCCCGCGAGCGAGCGGGCGACGTCCCCGTCGACGACGAGACGTTCGACGCGGTTCTGGCTGAGGTCGTCGACCGGATCGAACTCGAACTGCGGCGCGTCTTCGAGTTCGAGGCCGCGTGA